From a region of the Besnoitia besnoiti strain Bb-Ger1 chromosome I, whole genome shotgun sequence genome:
- a CDS encoding hypothetical protein (encoded by transcript BESB_000240), producing MEQPETTSAPGTSLTSEGAEAPLSASAPSVSATEGSTPASDLAQTSIGAPVSLSAPPAGGLQAAETSSASAAGVRPPGSDKVDASMDPGAVSSSFPLLDGSIHGLDCARGELLLTEAEARALEERLAAEWTKQTPQEEGSEARDPTSFRTQWRFQPAVATEAFRGAGAKKARKGAGSSSRRGLNALSGLLESAGLKLEPTELSASGRPQRASRSTAAAAAAPSGTSAAAEQPASQSSQAAPPSSASQDASSRRGGGAKDPQTGSQQAWVPSPWVCWMHEVLVELCKQPVCLPFFPRVSPRDAHYPELARKVYPAVPITLESVLDRLERNEYTCTEEVFNDVYTVFLCAFRYYEPGNQYWMMAQEASIVFQALTQNKPLLSCDFDAAVAAAVNPSSASAAAGAAAASARAGVAVPSLPPASASAQSTLGKQTASRAERKGKGGREAGKAGKGAARGRPALQAAAGTPNGDWGSADAATAVPGAPALPPGAGVSAAAMGVVTAQEREAFQQILGQLDMEVHLELYSVFKDRAMWLSFGTGEVELDDASTAPVVFREMVAWCRGRLAEQQQRQAAAASQHPHAPNAPPPAGHSAPAAPVMGPGSGIRAAYAGIPLGASDPAGGSLHPAATKRPATNGDAGAPAPSPSPSKKLRSSLADSASSSSSDAPSLDSSTLLSLPPSVPADASDDDY from the exons ATGGAGCAACCGGAGACAACATCTGCCCCTGGGACGTCCTTGACGTCAGAAGGAGCAGAGGCTCCActgtcggcgagcgcgccctcGGTTTCTGCCACAGAGGGATCTACGCCGGCTTCGGACCTTGCGCAGACATCCATAGGGGCTCCAGTGTCTCTGTCCGCCCCACCTGCCGGCGGCTTAcaagcggcggagacgtcgTCGGCTTCCGCAGCCGGTGTCCGCCCCCCTGGTTCTGACAAAGTAGATGCCTCGATGGACCCTGGAGCCGTCTCGtcctcttttcctcttttgGACGGCAGCATTCACGGGCTggactgcgcgcgcggcgagcttcTTCTTAccgaggcggaagcgcgagcgcTGGAGGAACGCTTGGCGGCTGAGTGGACCAaacagacgccgcaggaggagggCAGTGAGGCGAGGGATCCCACCAGTTTTCGAACGCAGTGGCGTTTTCAGCCGGCTgtggcgacggaggcgtTTCGGGGAGCAGGCGCCAAAAAGGCGCGCAAGGGCGCAGGCAGCTCATCGCGTCGCGGCCTGAACGCTCTCTCTGGGCTCCTCGAGAGCGCGGGGCTGAAGCTGGAGCCGACAGAGCTGAGCGCCTCGGGTCGACCTCAGCGTGCGTCGCGCTccactgcagcagcggctgccgctcccTCCGGGACGagtgcggccgcggagcagCCTGCGTCGCAGTCTTctcaggccgcgccgccttcgtctgcgtcgcaggACGCTTCaagccggcgcggaggaggcgcgaaagATCCGCAGACGGGCTCTCAGCAGGCCTGGGTGCCGTCTCCGTGGGTCTGCTGGATGCACGAAGTTCTCGTGGAGCTCTGCAAGCAGCCAGTCTGTTTGCCTTTCTtcccgcgcgtctcgcctcgcgaCGCACACTACCCGGAGCTTGCGCGGAAGGTGTATCCGGCCGTGCCTATCACGCTGGAGAGTGTCTTGGACCGCCTGGAGCGAAACGAATATACCTGCACCGAGGAGGTCTTCAACGACGTATACAcagtcttcctctgcgcatTCCGGTACTACGAGCCGGGAAACCAGTACTGGATGATGGCCCAAGAGGCCTCGATCGTCTTCCAAGCTCTCACGCAGAACAAGCCGCTCTTGTCGTGCGACTtcgacgccgccgtcgctgccgccgtcaacccctccagcgcgtcggccgccgcgggcgccgcggcagccagcgcgaGAGCCGGCGTGGCTGTCCCCAGTCTTCCGCCAGCCTCTGCGAGTGCGCAGTCCACTCTGGGCAAGCAGACAGCGAGCcgagcagagaggaaggggAAGGGTGGACGAGAAGCTGGCAAAGCGGGaaaaggcgcggcgcgcggaagaccggcactgcaggctgccgcaggcACCCCAAACGGAG ACTGGGGATCCGCGGATGCAGCGACGGCAGTgcccggcgcgcctgcgcttccACCGGGTGCCGGAgtgtccgcggccgcgatgGGCGTCGTGACGGCGCAAGAGCGCGAGGCTTTCCAACAAATCCTTGGGCAGCTGGACATGGAAGTGCACCTAGAG CTGTACAGCGTCTTCAAAGATCGCGCGATGTGGCTCTCGTTCGGTACCGGAGAAGTAGAACTCGACGACGCTAGTACTGCGCCAGTGGTTTTCCG ggAAATGGTTGCGTGGTGCCGCGGCCGTCTAgcggagcagcagcagcggcaagctgctgctgcctcgcagcaTCCTCATGCGCCAAACGCACCGCCACCCGCAGGGCACTCAGCCCCCGCAGCGCCGGTGATGGGACCGGGTTCTGGGATCCGGGCGGCGTATGCCGGCATCCCTCTGGGCGCGAGTGACCCCGCGGGTGGGTCTCTGCACCCTGCCGCAACAAAGAGGCCGGCAACG aacggcgacgcgggagctccggcgccctctccgtctccctcCAAGAAACTCCGAAGCTCGCTCGCAGACAGCGCGAGCTCGAGCTCGTCAGACG CTCCCAGCCTGGATTCATCGACGCTGCTGTCCCTACCCCCCTCTgtgcctgcagacgcgagcgacgacgactaTTGA